From one Paenibacillus sp. FSL K6-1330 genomic stretch:
- a CDS encoding VOC family protein — MIKGIAHLAFDVADMEKSLHFYCDILGFTRAFDIPNDQGEPWIEYIKVRDGQFIELFYGGQQKPEQVERPVGFSHLCLEVEHIERIADHLRNQGVKLDVPPVQGKDFNWQCWARDPDGNRIEFMQLDPKSPQMNC, encoded by the coding sequence ATGATTAAAGGAATCGCCCACCTGGCGTTCGATGTCGCCGATATGGAGAAGTCTCTGCATTTTTACTGTGATATTCTTGGTTTCACCCGTGCTTTTGATATTCCTAACGATCAAGGTGAACCCTGGATCGAGTACATTAAGGTGCGTGACGGACAGTTTATCGAATTGTTTTATGGTGGGCAACAGAAACCGGAGCAAGTAGAACGGCCCGTCGGATTCTCCCATCTCTGCCTCGAGGTGGAACATATCGAGCGCATCGCGGATCATCTCCGCAATCAGGGCGTGAAACTCGACGTCCCGCCGGTCCAAGGAAAAGACTTCAACTGGCAGTGCTGGGCCAGGGACCCGGACGGCAATCGGATCGAATTTATGCAGTTGGATCCCAAATCGCCGCAGATGAACTGTTAA
- a CDS encoding glycoside hydrolase family 130 protein has product MNIYRYEENPLITPADVKPYHAGFEVIGAFNAGVAEYNGEVLLLLRVAERPISADPMIVKAPVFNAETQELDILEFRTDDARYDFSDPRVIRNVNHSATFEYLTSLSYIRVARSTDGHRFTIDDKPLVYPAQSLETFGIEDPRVTQIGDTYYIYFSAVSPVGVGESMVSTRDFVNFTHHGMIFGPDNKDVLIFPEKIGGKYYALHRPTTKSTGNPEMWIAESDNLVYWGNHKHLAGLRNGMWDSGRMGGGAVPFRTEKGWLELYHGATLDHRYCMGALLLDLNDPSKVIARSNQPIMEPEADYEKNGFFGDVVFSCGTLVDGDVVKMYYGVADTSMACAELSVKEILDSLTYE; this is encoded by the coding sequence ATGAATATATACAGATATGAGGAGAACCCTCTGATTACACCGGCCGACGTGAAGCCGTATCATGCCGGCTTTGAAGTGATTGGCGCCTTTAACGCAGGCGTTGCCGAATATAACGGCGAAGTGCTGCTGCTGCTTCGGGTCGCGGAGCGCCCGATCAGCGCCGATCCGATGATTGTCAAAGCGCCTGTATTCAATGCAGAAACACAGGAGCTGGACATTTTGGAATTCCGTACCGACGATGCTCGTTATGATTTCTCCGACCCCCGTGTCATTCGCAATGTGAATCACAGCGCTACCTTCGAATATTTGACTTCCTTATCCTATATTCGAGTGGCACGCAGCACGGACGGGCATCGCTTTACCATCGACGACAAGCCGCTGGTATATCCCGCGCAGTCGCTGGAAACCTTCGGTATAGAAGACCCGCGCGTTACACAGATCGGCGATACGTATTACATCTACTTCTCCGCTGTATCTCCGGTAGGCGTAGGTGAATCCATGGTTTCGACCCGGGATTTTGTGAACTTTACGCATCACGGGATGATTTTCGGACCGGACAATAAGGACGTGCTGATCTTTCCTGAGAAAATCGGCGGCAAATACTATGCGCTGCACCGTCCTACGACCAAGAGCACAGGCAACCCGGAAATGTGGATCGCCGAATCCGATAATCTCGTATACTGGGGCAACCATAAACATCTCGCAGGCCTGCGCAACGGCATGTGGGACAGCGGCCGCATGGGCGGCGGTGCCGTACCATTCCGCACGGAAAAAGGCTGGCTGGAGCTGTACCATGGCGCAACGTTGGATCACCGCTACTGCATGGGTGCCCTGCTGCTGGATCTGAACGATCCTTCCAAAGTCATCGCCCGCTCCAATCAACCGATCATGGAGCCGGAAGCCGATTATGAGAAGAACGGATTCTTCGGAGACGTTGTCTTCTCCTGCGGCACTTTGGTCGATGGCGATGTCGTGAAGATGTATTATGGCGTTGCCGATACTTCCATGGCTTGCGCTGAACTGAGCGTGAAGGAAATTCTGGACAGCCTGACCTACGAATAA
- a CDS encoding DUF1861 family protein, translated as MALHKSSVKTCATLLQEYQNKKSTAQNPVKLSFSGVGDKDVYNITAPFRIDGVTVIAGRVESRDSEHSEIRFFVEQDGIWVPNEGAPVFTLQDPFFTFIHGELVLGGVEIFPHPTMENALMWRTVFWKGKTLNELSLFFTGPDAMKDLRLTELAGGEIGVFTRPQGEKGGRGKIGFTKVSSLEDVTVELVNEAPLLADQFIDAEWGGANELHLLSNGLVGVLGHVASFDEAGERHYYPMVFALDPQTGEFSDMELIAVRAEFLPGETKRPDLVDVVFSGGLVRHADGTADLYAGISDAEAHRITIRDPFLQFEQ; from the coding sequence GTGGCATTGCATAAATCCTCTGTAAAAACATGCGCAACCCTGTTGCAAGAATATCAAAACAAGAAATCCACGGCTCAGAACCCGGTCAAGCTTTCGTTTTCAGGTGTAGGCGACAAAGATGTATATAATATCACGGCGCCCTTCCGGATTGATGGAGTCACCGTCATTGCGGGCCGGGTGGAATCGCGAGACAGCGAGCATTCGGAAATCCGCTTCTTCGTGGAGCAGGACGGCATCTGGGTACCGAATGAAGGAGCCCCAGTCTTTACGCTTCAGGATCCGTTCTTCACCTTTATCCATGGCGAACTGGTTCTGGGTGGCGTTGAAATCTTTCCTCACCCCACGATGGAGAATGCACTGATGTGGAGAACCGTATTCTGGAAAGGCAAAACGCTGAATGAGCTCTCCCTATTCTTCACGGGTCCCGATGCAATGAAGGATCTACGCCTCACGGAGCTGGCCGGCGGCGAAATCGGCGTGTTCACCCGTCCCCAAGGCGAAAAAGGCGGCCGAGGTAAAATCGGGTTTACTAAGGTGAGCTCGCTGGAGGATGTGACGGTAGAACTCGTTAACGAGGCCCCCCTTCTGGCTGACCAATTCATCGATGCGGAATGGGGCGGAGCCAACGAGCTGCACTTGTTGAGCAATGGGCTTGTCGGCGTGCTCGGCCATGTGGCAAGCTTCGACGAAGCCGGGGAGCGCCACTATTATCCGATGGTGTTTGCGCTAGACCCGCAGACAGGCGAGTTTAGCGATATGGAGTTGATTGCCGTACGTGCCGAATTCTTGCCTGGTGAAACCAAGCGTCCGGATTTGGTTGACGTTGTATTTAGCGGAGGACTCGTTCGCCATGCAGACGGAACCGCCGATCTCTATGCCGGCATCAGCGATGCGGAAGCGCATCGCATAACCATCCGGGATCCGTTCCTCCAATTTGAACAGTAA
- a CDS encoding alpha-glucosidase, with translation MDRNQKKWWQETVFYEIYMPSFCDGNGDGLGDFKGITSKLNYLKELGIGGIWLTPFYPSPKIDNGYDISDYYAVDPAYGTMEDFDGFIHEAHRRGIRVIVDLVLNHTSSAHAWFQESKSSTLSPKRDWYIWKSPVHQGTPNNWESFFGGSAWEWDEGTGQYYYHAFAKEQVDLNWANPEVRRAMKDVMGFWLDKGIDGFRLDVINFLKVSGDFQDNPVDDNGEQIHRYDQNQDGIVEAIGDICRYVHEREGIFMVGEVGSEDMDILRHYSGSGLLDVVFNFNLGSQEQFRPEDLFNEIKRMEDQHASDQLPTLFFSSHDMQRHISRFGKGDTELEEQRAKLMAALMLTAKGIPFIYYGDEIGMRNHIAHRIEDMRDIQGLGHYEAALQNGKTEEEALDLARVKSRDYSRSPMQWNGGRYGGFSDQAPWIGMGPGHEHIHAEAQREQPDSMYSFYKMLLSIRVQHAALSSGDYVKLEQLEGSAIAYTRRSGCEEAVIVLQFADQPLQLDLSDWSSQRLELAAASGEMASLGGSVIEIPPHTAAVWVS, from the coding sequence ATGGACAGAAACCAAAAAAAGTGGTGGCAAGAAACCGTCTTTTATGAAATTTACATGCCAAGCTTCTGCGACGGCAACGGGGATGGCCTCGGAGATTTTAAGGGGATCACTTCCAAGCTGAATTACCTGAAGGAACTCGGCATCGGCGGTATTTGGCTGACTCCCTTCTATCCATCGCCCAAGATCGATAATGGCTACGATATTTCGGATTACTACGCCGTCGATCCGGCATACGGAACGATGGAAGATTTCGATGGTTTCATTCATGAAGCCCATCGGCGGGGCATCCGGGTCATTGTGGATCTCGTGCTGAATCACACCTCATCAGCCCATGCCTGGTTCCAGGAGTCCAAATCCTCTACCCTTTCCCCGAAGCGCGACTGGTATATCTGGAAGTCTCCCGTTCATCAAGGGACACCGAATAACTGGGAGTCCTTCTTTGGTGGCAGCGCATGGGAATGGGATGAAGGCACTGGACAGTATTATTACCATGCCTTTGCCAAGGAACAGGTGGATCTGAATTGGGCCAACCCGGAAGTCCGGCGGGCCATGAAGGATGTTATGGGATTTTGGCTGGATAAGGGAATCGACGGCTTCCGGTTGGACGTCATCAATTTCCTTAAGGTCTCTGGCGATTTCCAGGATAATCCGGTAGATGACAACGGCGAACAGATTCACCGGTACGATCAGAACCAAGACGGGATTGTGGAAGCCATCGGCGACATTTGCCGTTATGTGCATGAGCGGGAAGGCATTTTTATGGTAGGTGAGGTCGGTTCTGAGGATATGGACATCCTGCGCCATTACAGCGGCAGCGGCCTTCTCGATGTGGTGTTCAACTTCAACCTGGGAAGCCAGGAGCAATTTCGGCCGGAGGATTTATTTAACGAGATTAAACGCATGGAAGACCAGCACGCATCCGATCAGCTCCCTACCTTGTTCTTCAGCAGCCATGACATGCAGCGCCACATCTCGAGATTTGGCAAAGGCGATACGGAGCTTGAGGAGCAGAGAGCCAAACTGATGGCAGCTCTCATGTTAACGGCGAAGGGCATTCCGTTCATCTACTATGGCGACGAGATCGGGATGAGGAACCATATCGCGCACCGGATCGAGGACATGAGAGATATCCAGGGCCTCGGCCACTACGAAGCCGCACTTCAGAATGGAAAAACGGAAGAGGAGGCTTTGGACTTGGCCCGGGTCAAGAGCCGCGACTATTCCCGTTCCCCCATGCAATGGAATGGCGGTCGATACGGTGGCTTCTCTGATCAGGCTCCTTGGATCGGGATGGGGCCGGGGCACGAACACATCCATGCGGAAGCGCAACGGGAGCAGCCGGATTCCATGTATTCTTTTTATAAAATGCTGCTCTCGATTCGAGTCCAACATGCTGCCCTCTCCTCCGGTGATTACGTAAAGCTGGAGCAATTGGAGGGATCGGCAATTGCGTATACCAGACGATCCGGCTGCGAGGAAGCCGTCATTGTCCTTCAATTCGCTGATCAGCCGCTTCAGCTGGACCTATCCGATTGGTCCTCCCAGAGGTTGGAGCTGGCTGCTGCAAGCGGCGAGATGGCATCCCTCGGCGGATCAGTAATCGAAATCCCGCCGCACACAGCTGCGGTCTGGGTATCCTAA
- a CDS encoding carbohydrate ABC transporter permease, with protein MVGSKKYSKRRLAGRYVLATLLLLVMVYPYLYMVLNSFADWAQVDRQLVPSKFSLKSYEWLLTGGEVGIARPWMNAFFNSVIVSVASTFLMMLFGIMVAYALSKLKFRGRDTVNNFVLFHMFFPAIILLIPNFLIIQKVGLYDTYWAMIIPKAISLWAIFMYTNFFKAVPDAFIEAAKLDGASDFKILYKIMLPMSKSITAVIFLFLLMERWTELLWDMIVVRSDNMLTLNVLLSQMFGPYGSYPGPLYAASVLLTVPIIIMFAIFGKKFKEGMQFSLK; from the coding sequence ATGGTTGGGTCTAAGAAATATAGTAAACGTCGTCTTGCGGGCCGCTATGTACTGGCAACCCTTCTGCTTCTCGTCATGGTGTACCCCTACTTGTACATGGTGCTCAACTCTTTTGCCGATTGGGCGCAGGTAGACAGGCAGCTCGTTCCAAGCAAATTCTCTTTAAAATCTTATGAATGGCTTCTTACCGGGGGCGAGGTTGGCATTGCCCGGCCATGGATGAACGCCTTCTTCAACAGCGTCATCGTCTCGGTAGCCTCCACCTTCCTTATGATGCTGTTCGGAATCATGGTGGCCTATGCGCTGTCCAAATTGAAATTCCGGGGACGCGACACCGTGAATAACTTTGTGTTGTTCCATATGTTTTTCCCGGCGATCATTCTCTTGATTCCGAACTTTCTCATTATCCAGAAGGTCGGACTTTACGATACGTACTGGGCGATGATCATTCCAAAAGCCATCAGTTTATGGGCGATCTTCATGTACACCAACTTTTTCAAAGCCGTGCCGGATGCTTTTATCGAAGCAGCGAAGCTGGATGGGGCATCGGACTTCAAGATTTTGTACAAAATCATGCTGCCCATGTCCAAATCCATCACTGCAGTGATCTTCCTCTTCTTGCTGATGGAGCGCTGGACCGAGCTTTTATGGGATATGATCGTTGTCCGCAGCGACAACATGCTGACGCTCAACGTACTCTTGTCCCAGATGTTCGGGCCATACGGCAGTTACCCGGGTCCGCTCTATGCGGCATCCGTCCTGCTCACCGTGCCGATTATTATCATGTTCGCGATCTTCGGCAAAAAATTCAAGGAAGGCATGCAGTTCAGTCTCAAATAA
- a CDS encoding sugar ABC transporter permease, whose amino-acid sequence MNKQNNKLGWLFASPYIIFGLVFFLGPLLWSLYLSFTNWDLIAPEFDFVGLDNFRKAMAAPGVQSAFWVTYKFMMLFVPLVTAMSLAVAVVIQGLPKFKSVYLIGFFLPYLSSGVVASLIVQGFLSYNSPVNEFLRGTFGINIDWLGSPFSALFIVGLILAWKFTGYYALILTSGLESIDKEVYEAAAIDGVTDRQRFWKITLPLLYPALYTTLILSFGVTFGIFTEVYQLTGGGPNFATNTWQMEIFNQAFTNLQAGYASAIAIMASIVTFISIFVIRKLLESWGKRNGWV is encoded by the coding sequence ATTAATAAGCAAAACAATAAGTTGGGCTGGCTTTTTGCCAGTCCCTACATTATTTTCGGATTGGTATTTTTCCTGGGACCGCTCCTTTGGTCCTTATACCTTTCTTTTACGAATTGGGACCTGATTGCTCCTGAATTTGATTTTGTAGGGCTGGATAATTTCCGGAAGGCCATGGCCGCACCCGGGGTGCAATCCGCCTTCTGGGTTACCTACAAGTTCATGATGCTGTTTGTTCCACTGGTAACCGCCATGTCGCTCGCCGTCGCTGTTGTTATTCAGGGATTGCCCAAGTTCAAAAGCGTGTACCTGATCGGCTTCTTCCTGCCGTATCTGTCCTCAGGCGTTGTTGCTTCCCTGATTGTACAAGGCTTCTTGTCCTACAACAGTCCGGTCAATGAATTTTTGAGAGGCACCTTCGGGATCAATATCGACTGGCTCGGCTCACCGTTCTCGGCGCTGTTTATCGTCGGTCTGATTTTGGCCTGGAAGTTCACGGGTTATTACGCCTTAATCCTGACTTCGGGACTTGAAAGCATTGATAAGGAAGTCTATGAAGCAGCTGCCATTGATGGGGTAACCGACAGGCAGCGATTCTGGAAAATCACGCTGCCGCTCTTGTACCCTGCCTTGTATACAACACTCATTCTCTCGTTCGGCGTAACCTTCGGCATCTTCACGGAAGTTTACCAGCTGACAGGCGGCGGACCGAACTTTGCAACCAATACATGGCAGATGGAAATCTTTAATCAAGCCTTTACGAACTTGCAAGCCGGATATGCGTCTGCGATTGCCATTATGGCATCCATCGTAACGTTCATCTCCATCTTCGTGATTCGTAAACTGCTGGAAAGCTGGGGGAAACGAAATGGTTGGGTCTAA
- a CDS encoding ABC transporter substrate-binding protein, translating into MKKSRISLLLAISLVGGTVLAACGNGGSNGGQSADGVTTVEFWAAPNPPQQAFWQEMAKEYETVNPDVKVNVSAIKESPSSEASIQASIAGGNAPTVAENINRGFAAQLSNSKALVALDELPQFKEMVESRNMTETIAPWEFADGHQYVLPIYSNPMLIGWRTDFLKEIGYNEPPQTYSEVLEATTKLKAKYPDKYMWAKGADLADPTAWKRWFDFFLLYNAASDGNKFIEGQNLVADDKAGVEMLTFVDDLRKAGGVLAQNATDPFETGAGVFTDIGPWTFDMWATKYPELKYGENFTLTLPPVPDHMDPADAKTYADAKGLVIFSAAPEASQQAAAEFLKWVYSNEENDVKWFKQTNLPPARDDLNEVEGFKQILAEKPELAPYAEAVSKGVPAMDNPKFNELQTLIGQEAFNKVIRGEIDPQTGWNNMKKAIEGEL; encoded by the coding sequence ATGAAAAAATCAAGAATTTCTTTGCTTCTAGCAATCTCATTGGTAGGCGGAACGGTACTCGCCGCTTGCGGCAACGGCGGCAGCAATGGCGGTCAAAGCGCAGACGGCGTAACCACCGTCGAATTCTGGGCGGCACCTAACCCGCCGCAGCAAGCATTTTGGCAAGAGATGGCCAAAGAGTACGAAACCGTGAATCCGGACGTAAAGGTAAACGTTAGCGCGATTAAAGAATCACCAAGCTCTGAGGCAAGTATTCAGGCATCCATCGCAGGCGGGAATGCACCGACGGTAGCTGAGAATATTAACCGCGGATTCGCCGCGCAGCTATCCAATAGTAAAGCGCTTGTAGCTCTTGATGAACTGCCGCAATTTAAGGAAATGGTCGAGTCCCGTAACATGACCGAAACGATCGCTCCTTGGGAATTCGCGGACGGCCACCAATATGTATTGCCGATCTACTCTAACCCGATGCTGATCGGATGGCGTACGGATTTCCTGAAAGAGATCGGATATAATGAGCCGCCTCAAACGTACAGTGAAGTTCTGGAAGCCACAACGAAGCTGAAAGCGAAATATCCGGATAAATATATGTGGGCTAAAGGCGCCGACCTTGCAGACCCTACGGCCTGGAAACGCTGGTTCGATTTCTTCTTGCTCTACAACGCAGCTTCGGACGGCAACAAATTTATCGAAGGCCAAAACCTTGTCGCGGACGATAAAGCTGGGGTGGAAATGCTGACTTTCGTTGATGACCTTCGTAAAGCTGGCGGTGTATTGGCGCAGAATGCAACCGATCCATTCGAAACCGGTGCGGGGGTATTCACTGATATCGGTCCTTGGACATTCGATATGTGGGCAACGAAATATCCTGAACTTAAATACGGAGAAAACTTCACCCTGACCCTGCCTCCGGTACCGGATCATATGGATCCGGCAGATGCAAAAACCTACGCGGATGCAAAAGGCCTGGTTATCTTCTCCGCAGCTCCGGAAGCATCGCAGCAGGCTGCCGCCGAATTTTTGAAATGGGTTTATTCCAACGAGGAAAATGACGTGAAATGGTTCAAGCAAACCAACCTGCCTCCGGCGCGCGATGATCTGAACGAAGTGGAAGGCTTCAAGCAGATCCTCGCCGAGAAACCGGAACTGGCTCCTTATGCAGAAGCGGTGTCCAAAGGCGTTCCAGCCATGGATAATCCGAAGTTTAATGAGCTTCAAACCTTGATTGGACAAGAAGCATTTAATAAGGTCATCCGCGGAGAAATCGATCCGCAAACCGGTTGGAATAACATGAAGAAAGCGATTGAAGGTGAACTTTAA
- a CDS encoding LacI family DNA-binding transcriptional regulator yields the protein MTKPKVTMQDIAEHLQISKNSVSQALSGKGGVSEETRKLIMQTADELGYIYTGNRKRSSDQEDKEESTGSIALVATDFAFSMRGFFGEIYLTIENEVQKRGKKLLIQSISQQMMKDQTLPPFIEGREVDGILILSHLSTEYMNTLIDTGIPTVLIDHHHPDVQADAILTNNRFSAYHVVKYLYELGHTRIGFVGNTSFSPSYYERLEGFRLAHHELGIELHPKWILSDALEDQEFMEKRLQGLDEQPTAWFCVNDGLGFIVNSTIYNMGYQIPGDISIVSFDNGQLSRLATPKTTTMGVDLRLFGKTAIRQLFWRMKQPDAPHMELLLPTTLIERDSTSAPRN from the coding sequence TTGACCAAGCCAAAAGTTACGATGCAGGACATCGCAGAACACTTGCAAATCTCCAAAAATTCGGTTTCGCAAGCACTATCAGGTAAAGGCGGTGTCAGCGAGGAGACGCGCAAGCTCATCATGCAAACGGCCGATGAGCTGGGCTACATCTATACCGGAAATCGCAAGCGATCCTCGGATCAAGAGGACAAGGAAGAATCTACAGGCAGTATTGCTTTAGTAGCAACGGATTTTGCCTTCTCTATGCGGGGCTTTTTCGGGGAAATCTACCTTACTATAGAAAATGAAGTGCAGAAGAGAGGGAAGAAGCTGCTGATCCAATCCATTTCCCAGCAGATGATGAAGGATCAGACGCTGCCCCCTTTTATCGAGGGAAGGGAAGTTGACGGGATCTTGATCCTTTCGCATCTTAGTACCGAATATATGAACACCTTGATCGATACCGGTATTCCTACCGTGCTCATCGATCATCACCATCCGGATGTGCAAGCCGACGCTATTCTTACGAACAACCGGTTCAGCGCCTATCATGTCGTTAAGTACCTCTATGAGCTCGGGCATACACGCATCGGCTTTGTCGGCAATACTTCCTTCTCCCCGAGCTATTATGAACGTCTGGAAGGGTTCCGGCTTGCCCATCATGAACTCGGCATTGAGCTGCACCCGAAATGGATTCTTAGCGACGCGCTGGAAGATCAGGAATTTATGGAGAAGCGGCTGCAGGGGCTGGACGAACAGCCTACTGCCTGGTTCTGCGTGAATGACGGTCTCGGGTTTATCGTGAATTCGACCATTTATAATATGGGCTATCAGATTCCGGGCGATATTTCCATTGTCAGCTTTGATAACGGACAGCTTTCCAGGTTGGCTACGCCCAAGACAACCACCATGGGAGTGGACCTGAGACTATTCGGCAAAACGGCGATCCGGCAGCTGTTCTGGCGAATGAAGCAGCCGGACGCGCCGCATATGGAGCTGCTGCTACCAACAACACTTATTGAACGCGATTCGACATCGGCTCCGCGCAATTAA
- a CDS encoding phospho-sugar mutase, which yields MTTQAQEQAVQAYDRWLNSGVIDEASKDELRAIAHNKSEIADRFYKELEFGTGGLRGVIGAGSNRINIYTVGKATQGLAAALKQEYESPSAVIAYDSRHFSPEFALEAARVLAGNGVKAYVFQALRPTPELSYAVRHLNAEAGIVITASHNPPEYNGYKVYGPDGGQITPDTAARVIEEIGHVASFEEIRKLDRAEAEESGLLVWLGQEIDDAYTLAVAGISQNPGILPEASINYRIVFTPLHGTGNVPVRAVLKHLGFQHVDIVPEQEQPDANFSTVQSPNPEEHAAFEIAIAQAKACAADLILGTDPDADRMGAAIQNDQGQYFILSGNQSGAIMVHYLLESMKKKGTLPENGAIIKTIVTSEMGAAIAAAYGMTVFNTLTGFKYIGEKMTQFEKTGAFTFIFGYEESYGYLAGSYARDKDAVVAAMLMAEAGAYYKTQGKSLYEVLQELYRTYGYFAEKLETRTLKGIQGIQLIAGIMSAWRESAPSEVAGIELIGTEDFSRGLHGLPQENVLKFHLADGSWFCLRPSGTEPKIKLYFAVQGSRYEDAQAKIAALTEDVMARIDVYIEQHQT from the coding sequence ATGACCACTCAAGCACAAGAACAAGCTGTACAGGCATATGACCGATGGCTGAACAGCGGGGTGATTGACGAAGCGTCCAAGGATGAGCTTCGCGCTATTGCACATAACAAGAGCGAAATCGCAGACCGTTTCTATAAGGAACTGGAATTCGGAACCGGCGGACTGCGGGGCGTGATCGGCGCAGGCAGCAATCGTATCAATATCTATACCGTGGGGAAAGCAACCCAAGGGCTTGCTGCTGCGCTAAAGCAGGAGTACGAATCGCCTTCGGCGGTGATTGCGTACGACTCTAGGCATTTTTCTCCCGAATTTGCGCTTGAAGCGGCACGGGTGCTCGCAGGGAATGGCGTTAAGGCCTATGTATTTCAAGCTCTCCGTCCGACGCCTGAATTGTCTTATGCCGTGCGGCATCTGAACGCAGAGGCGGGAATCGTGATTACCGCAAGCCATAATCCACCGGAATATAACGGATATAAGGTGTACGGTCCGGACGGTGGGCAGATTACGCCCGATACGGCAGCCAGAGTGATTGAGGAGATCGGGCATGTCGCTTCTTTTGAAGAAATCCGTAAGTTGGACCGGGCAGAGGCGGAAGAGAGCGGCCTGCTCGTATGGCTCGGCCAAGAGATCGATGATGCTTATACCCTCGCCGTTGCAGGCATAAGCCAAAATCCCGGAATCCTACCTGAAGCCAGCATCAATTACCGAATCGTATTTACGCCGCTGCATGGAACCGGTAACGTTCCTGTACGTGCTGTTCTAAAGCATCTGGGTTTTCAGCATGTGGATATCGTGCCGGAGCAAGAACAACCGGATGCCAATTTCTCAACCGTGCAATCGCCTAACCCCGAAGAACATGCCGCATTTGAGATTGCCATTGCCCAGGCCAAGGCATGCGCGGCTGACCTCATTCTGGGAACCGACCCGGATGCGGACCGCATGGGGGCTGCCATTCAGAATGATCAAGGACAGTATTTCATCCTTAGCGGCAACCAGTCCGGTGCCATCATGGTGCACTACTTGCTGGAATCCATGAAGAAAAAAGGAACGCTTCCGGAGAATGGTGCGATCATCAAGACGATTGTGACCAGCGAAATGGGAGCTGCCATCGCGGCTGCATACGGCATGACCGTCTTCAACACGCTGACTGGATTTAAATACATCGGGGAGAAAATGACGCAGTTCGAGAAGACCGGAGCGTTTACCTTCATTTTTGGTTATGAGGAAAGTTACGGTTATCTTGCCGGCAGCTATGCTCGCGATAAGGACGCTGTCGTTGCAGCCATGCTCATGGCCGAGGCGGGTGCTTACTATAAAACGCAAGGTAAGTCTTTATATGAAGTGCTCCAAGAGTTGTACCGAACCTACGGCTATTTCGCCGAGAAGCTGGAGACGAGAACGCTTAAGGGCATTCAAGGTATACAGCTGATTGCAGGCATCATGAGCGCTTGGCGTGAATCGGCACCAAGCGAAGTGGCGGGGATTGAACTCATCGGAACCGAGGATTTCAGCCGGGGACTGCATGGTCTGCCGCAAGAGAATGTGCTGAAATTCCATCTTGCCGACGGCAGCTGGTTCTGCCTTCGTCCGTCCGGCACGGAGCCGAAGATCAAGTTGTATTTTGCTGTTCAGGGCAGCAGGTATGAGGATGCACAGGCTAAGATCGCTGCGCTTACGGAAGATGTAATGGCTCGAATTGATGTTTATATCGAACAGCATCAGACATAG